In Elephas maximus indicus isolate mEleMax1 chromosome 7, mEleMax1 primary haplotype, whole genome shotgun sequence, the following proteins share a genomic window:
- the LIN7C gene encoding protein lin-7 homolog C, with amino-acid sequence MAALGEPVRLERDICRAIELLEKLQRSGEVPPQKLQALQRVLQSEFCNAVREVYEHVYETVDISSSPEVRANATAKATVAAFAASEGHSHPRVVELPKTEEGLGFNIMGGKEQNSPIYISRIIPGGIADRHGGLKRGDQLLSVNGVSVEGEHHEKAVELLKAAQGKVKLVVRYTPKVLEEMESRFEKMRSAKRRQQT; translated from the exons ATGGCGGCGCTAGGGGAACCTGTGCGGCTGGAGAGGG ATATTTGTAGAGCAATTGAATTGTTGGAAAAACTACAAAGGAGTGGCGAGGTACCACCACAGAAACTTCAGGCATTACAAAGAGTTCTGCAAAGTGAGTTCTGCAATGCCGTAAGAGAG GTATACGAACACGTCTATGAGACTGTGGACATCAGTAGCAGTCCTGAAGTGAGAGCTAATGCGACtgcaaag GCTACTGTCGCTGCATTTGCTGCCAGTGAAGGACATTCTCATCCTCGAGTTGTTGAGCTGCCAAAAACAGAAGAGGGCCTTGGATTCAATATTATGGGAGGCAAAGAACAAAACTCTCCAATCTATATATCTCGAATAATTCCAGGTGGAATTGCTGATAGACATGGGGGCCTCAAACGAGGAGATCAGCTCCTTTCTGTTAATGGAGTG AGCGTTGAAGGAGAACATCATGAAAAAGCTGTAGAACTGCTGAAAGCAGCTCAAGGGAAGGTTAAACTAGTAGTACGATATACACcgaaagtcttagaagaaatggagtCACGCTTTGAAAAAATGAGATCAGCAAAACGCAGGCAACAGACATAA